In Labilibaculum sp. DW002, one DNA window encodes the following:
- a CDS encoding PQQ-binding-like beta-propeller repeat protein → MKNLSIVLIAVLFFACNAKQKKVTEWRGENRSGIYNETNLLKEWPTEGPTALWDVEGIGNGYGSPVIAEGKIFLNGEIDSVAYLFALDLQGKTLWKTEFGRDWMVNFIGSRSAPTVVDDMIYVASGLGDIACIQAETGELKWKVNMLEKYKGKNTRFGYSQSLLIDGDLVFAAPGGIDNNIIALNRFTGELAWTNPGVGEISAYCSPLLLEFPSRKVLVTFSDNALMGIESQTGKMLWTELQDTLCDINGNTPIFEDGYLYYVAGCGNGTVKMKVSEDGSQITEVWRNKELDNIMGGAVKLNGKIIASGHRKKVWKSVDAETGETRDTLKFGRGATIAADGMLYCYNERGQVGLVNVTPESMDIVSKFKVTKGTKEHFAQPVINDGVLYIRHGDALMAYDIKKKI, encoded by the coding sequence ATGAAAAACCTAAGTATCGTATTAATCGCAGTATTATTTTTCGCTTGCAATGCAAAGCAGAAAAAAGTAACTGAATGGAGAGGTGAGAACCGCTCTGGTATTTATAACGAAACCAATTTGTTGAAAGAATGGCCAACAGAAGGACCTACTGCCTTGTGGGATGTCGAAGGAATTGGCAATGGATATGGATCGCCTGTAATTGCAGAAGGTAAGATCTTTTTGAATGGTGAAATTGATAGTGTAGCCTATTTATTTGCTCTCGATTTACAAGGGAAAACACTTTGGAAGACTGAGTTTGGTAGAGATTGGATGGTAAATTTTATTGGAAGCCGTTCAGCTCCAACTGTTGTTGATGATATGATTTATGTAGCTTCAGGTTTGGGAGATATTGCTTGTATACAGGCAGAAACAGGTGAATTGAAATGGAAAGTGAATATGCTAGAGAAATACAAAGGGAAGAATACTCGTTTTGGATATTCGCAATCTTTATTAATAGATGGTGATTTGGTATTTGCTGCCCCTGGAGGAATTGATAACAATATCATTGCTTTGAATCGTTTTACAGGCGAATTGGCTTGGACAAATCCAGGAGTTGGAGAGATTTCGGCTTACTGTTCTCCTTTGTTGTTAGAGTTCCCATCTCGAAAAGTTTTGGTAACTTTCTCAGACAATGCTTTAATGGGTATTGAATCGCAAACAGGAAAGATGTTGTGGACGGAACTGCAGGACACGTTATGCGATATCAATGGAAACACACCAATTTTTGAAGATGGTTATTTGTATTACGTTGCCGGATGTGGTAATGGAACTGTGAAAATGAAGGTTTCAGAAGACGGAAGTCAAATCACGGAAGTGTGGAGAAACAAAGAATTGGATAACATCATGGGTGGTGCTGTGAAATTGAATGGTAAAATCATTGCTTCCGGACATCGCAAGAAAGTTTGGAAAAGCGTTGATGCTGAGACTGGAGAAACAAGAGATACCTTGAAATTTGGTCGTGGTGCAACAATTGCTGCCGATGGAATGTTATATTGTTACAATGAAAGAGGTCAGGTAGGACTTGTAAACGTTACTCCTGAGAGTATGGATATTGTTAGCAAATTTAAAGTGACCAAAGGAACGAAAGAGCATTTTGCTCAGCCTGTTATCAACGATGGCGTTTTGTACATTCGTCATGGAGATGCTTTAATGGCATACGATATCAAGAAGAAGATTTAA
- a CDS encoding ATP-binding protein → MSKQIFICGCEKDGKIEKESVQKLRSTLEEKNIGYTYIEDMCGTILKNPDDLESLYTAEDAIVFGCQARAMQHLVDNSGKKIEKNVTEYHHVEDENQEEVISQLESNTGEPLKIKYTDSWKPWYPVIDYERCNGCRKCLNFCLFSVYSVEDDGTVVVSASANCKDMCPACARVCPQNAIIFPKHAESPIDGGEGDGTENEKTDILEQIQNEDVYSVLSARRKNFQVSLLKNDQFKMAEEERRACCSGPDKKEEVKEEEKCDCDCNCKEEPESKCDCKDGDSNSSCC, encoded by the coding sequence ATGAGCAAACAAATATTCATTTGCGGGTGCGAAAAGGATGGAAAGATCGAAAAGGAATCGGTTCAGAAGTTGAGAAGCACTTTGGAGGAGAAGAATATAGGCTATACCTATATCGAGGATATGTGCGGTACAATTTTAAAGAATCCCGACGATTTGGAAAGTTTGTACACCGCTGAGGATGCTATTGTATTTGGTTGTCAGGCTCGCGCGATGCAGCATTTAGTTGATAATTCAGGAAAAAAGATAGAAAAGAATGTTACCGAATATCATCACGTTGAGGATGAAAATCAGGAAGAAGTAATTTCTCAATTGGAATCCAATACAGGTGAACCTTTGAAAATAAAGTATACTGATTCTTGGAAGCCTTGGTATCCGGTTATCGATTATGAGCGTTGCAATGGCTGTCGCAAATGCTTGAATTTTTGTTTGTTCAGTGTTTATTCTGTTGAAGATGATGGAACTGTTGTCGTTTCTGCTTCGGCGAATTGCAAGGACATGTGTCCAGCTTGTGCAAGAGTATGTCCTCAAAATGCAATCATCTTCCCAAAACATGCCGAAAGTCCTATTGATGGAGGAGAAGGCGATGGAACAGAGAACGAAAAGACAGATATTCTGGAACAAATTCAAAATGAAGATGTTTATTCAGTATTGAGTGCTCGAAGAAAGAATTTTCAGGTATCATTGCTAAAGAATGATCAGTTTAAAATGGCGGAAGAAGAGCGACGAGCTTGTTGTAGTGGGCCGGATAAAAAAGAGGAAGTAAAGGAAGAAGAAAAATGTGATTGTGACTGCAATTGCAAGGAAGAACCGGAGAGTAAATGCGATTGCAAAGATGGAGATTCCAATTCAAGCTGTTGTTAA
- a CDS encoding ABC transporter ATP-binding protein has product MIVELKNITKYYQNSGSAEKRIILDDLSLAIAKGESIAIVGPSGSGKSTLLNVISSLDTCNSGNMIFDAQDLSKLNEKELANFRNQNLGFVFQSHHLLPQLSLLENVLLPYLPEKDKTVKKEAEKRALDLLEFVGLSKQIHQRPGQMSGGECQRAAVVRALIHQPKLILADEPTGSLDKKSAEQLGDLLVDINEKQAVSLVVVTHSMDLAKKMKKIYQLEDGKLNLL; this is encoded by the coding sequence ATGATTGTAGAACTTAAGAACATCACCAAATATTACCAAAACTCTGGTAGTGCAGAGAAGAGAATCATTTTAGATGATCTTTCCTTAGCCATTGCAAAAGGAGAGAGTATCGCTATTGTGGGGCCTTCAGGATCCGGCAAAAGTACTTTGCTGAATGTGATTAGTTCATTGGATACCTGCAATTCTGGTAACATGATTTTTGATGCACAGGATTTATCGAAGCTAAATGAGAAGGAATTAGCCAATTTTCGCAATCAGAATTTGGGTTTTGTATTCCAATCTCATCATTTACTGCCGCAATTAAGCCTTCTTGAGAATGTCTTGTTGCCTTATCTTCCGGAAAAAGATAAAACTGTAAAGAAAGAAGCGGAGAAAAGAGCTTTGGACTTATTAGAGTTTGTTGGGTTGTCGAAACAGATTCATCAACGCCCAGGACAAATGTCGGGAGGGGAATGTCAGCGTGCTGCTGTAGTTAGAGCACTCATTCATCAACCCAAACTTATATTGGCAGATGAGCCAACAGGTTCTCTGGACAAAAAATCCGCTGAGCAATTGGGTGATTTATTGGTTGATATCAACGAAAAACAAGCTGTGTCCTTGGTAGTAGTTACTCATTCAATGGATTTGGCTAAGAAAATGAAGAAGATATACCAATTGGAGGATGGAAAATTGAATTTATTATAA
- a CDS encoding PQQ-binding-like beta-propeller repeat protein produces MKQIILSILAMVLSLSSMAQNKYNWLSFRGNSKLTGITEASIPKAPKLLWTYKTDDAIKSSPIISNGTVFVGSNDGKMYAISKDGELKWTFDAKTSVEASPLYLDGNIYIGSLEGNFYCLNATTGEQKWKYTTDGQISGSASWFYDKNTKTKKILFGSYDYFLHCVDAKSGKGLWKYESNNYINGAPACDGKVVVFGGCDGFIHQVDVKTGKAKNKFDIETYIASSIALDDVRCYFGNHDGEFFCIDYEKSVIKWKKEGAISYLASPAISADQVIIGAENRQVYCFDKASGKIQWQFKTKNKIEASPVIAGNSVVIGSGDGRIYVLNRKTGQQIWSYEIGRAIVGTPAVVEGMIVVACMDGSIYAFGEK; encoded by the coding sequence ATGAAGCAAATAATACTTAGCATATTAGCAATGGTTTTGAGTCTATCATCAATGGCCCAAAACAAGTACAACTGGTTATCATTTCGAGGTAATTCTAAGTTAACAGGTATTACTGAAGCAAGCATACCAAAGGCTCCAAAGCTTTTGTGGACCTATAAAACAGATGATGCGATTAAGTCGTCACCTATTATTAGCAATGGGACTGTTTTTGTGGGCTCCAATGATGGGAAAATGTATGCCATTTCAAAAGATGGTGAACTAAAATGGACATTTGATGCTAAGACTTCAGTTGAGGCTTCACCTCTTTATTTGGATGGAAATATATATATCGGATCCTTGGAGGGAAATTTCTATTGCTTAAATGCCACTACTGGCGAGCAAAAATGGAAATATACTACAGACGGACAAATCTCTGGATCAGCAAGTTGGTTTTACGATAAAAATACGAAAACGAAAAAAATACTTTTCGGTAGCTACGATTACTTCTTGCATTGTGTAGATGCCAAATCAGGGAAAGGTCTATGGAAATATGAGTCTAACAATTATATTAACGGCGCTCCTGCCTGCGACGGAAAAGTTGTAGTCTTTGGAGGTTGTGATGGCTTCATCCACCAAGTTGACGTAAAGACAGGAAAGGCTAAAAACAAGTTTGATATCGAAACCTATATCGCTTCATCTATTGCTTTAGATGATGTGCGCTGTTATTTTGGAAATCATGATGGTGAATTCTTTTGTATTGATTACGAGAAGAGTGTCATCAAGTGGAAGAAGGAGGGTGCAATATCGTATTTAGCTTCTCCGGCAATTTCTGCAGATCAGGTAATTATTGGAGCGGAGAACAGACAAGTATATTGTTTCGATAAGGCTAGCGGAAAAATCCAATGGCAATTCAAAACCAAAAATAAAATAGAAGCATCTCCTGTAATTGCAGGTAATTCGGTAGTTATTGGTTCTGGAGATGGCAGAATATATGTGCTGAATCGCAAAACGGGTCAACAAATTTGGTCGTACGAAATTGGTAGAGCCATTGTAGGAACGCCTGCTGTGGTAGAAGGAATGATTGTTGTTGCTTGTATGGACGGAAGCATTTATGCTTTCGGTGAAAAATAA
- a CDS encoding ABC transporter permease produces the protein MTILKYIIKSFWFFRKQHFAVFLGTVVSTAVLTGALIIGDSVKYSLRELVDLRLGEVNYAMPTGDRYVRAELATDLTKDMTVNFAAVLQVKGIVIQPETQARTNNVQVYGIDENLNWLALQDLPKLEADEALLSENLAEKMKLSLGDDFLLRVEKGSLIPANAPFVSDEDQTLALRLKVKAIVGDKELGRFSLKSNQVAPFNVFLSREYLAQEMELEGRANLLLASDSDKSLIKFKNYLENNWQLKDAGLELREVKGKDQLELISDRVFIDTPLSDTIANMDIQQQRLLTYFVNSFTCRDKETPYSFVSAIDGDSHLADLSPNEMIINQWLADDLQAKVGDEINLDYFAIGAMRKLEERKQSFIVKEILPSSNTLIDQAMMPSFPGLSDAGSCNDWEAGVPVDFSKIRPKDEDYWKKYKGTPKAFIAEEKALELWSNKYGKYTAIRFDKKDLTIAQLDSSLLAALSPEMLNLSFASVRQEGKNAADNMVDFGELFLSLSFFIIFAGILLTILIYSLNLDSRTQETGILLGLGFSKSRIVRIRILESLITIILGGAIGVLGGILYNKLLLDALNSVWTDVVRTNMLNVHLKGNTLITGFLIGLLIALLCILVVTRKKMKRSAHLLINDVAEDSVSVKKSKLSILLAVVSIIGTFAIIAYALASPKLNAELLLSAGGLFMIGACAIFNWYLQQLSAKKSITTPSLYQLAVKNSARNRKRSLATVALLALGTFSVLITGANRKTFYDTENAASSGTGGYEYFFETSMPVLFDLNTAEGQEKIGFWEGDLDKTVSFAQFRALDGDDASCLNLNQVQRPRVLGFNPSQFDKAGAFSFAILHKDVDQKHPWQVLEKEYGEDVIPAIADQTVIVWGLKKAVGDTLYYQDEYGKEVKLLLMGGLNNSIFQGNLLIADSYFQKHWPSVSGSKILLVDYPNVSDDQFMQQFESNLQDVGVSGMKTSDRLAAFYSVENTYLNMFMLLGALGVMIGTLGLGIVLMRNILERKKELALLAAIGYQQGSLFKLLFFENVFLLLAGLACGVSAAFIGVLPSILSPSFQMPVGYILSLLFGISISGLIWIYIPARMIKKFKIAESLKNE, from the coding sequence ATGACAATATTAAAATACATCATTAAAAGCTTTTGGTTCTTCAGGAAGCAGCATTTTGCAGTCTTTTTGGGAACAGTGGTAAGTACTGCGGTTCTTACGGGCGCTTTAATTATTGGTGATTCCGTAAAATATAGTTTGCGCGAATTGGTCGATTTGCGATTGGGAGAGGTAAACTATGCCATGCCAACTGGCGATCGTTATGTGAGAGCTGAACTGGCTACCGACTTAACGAAGGACATGACTGTGAATTTTGCAGCTGTTCTACAAGTAAAAGGCATTGTTATTCAGCCCGAAACACAGGCACGAACCAATAATGTTCAGGTGTATGGTATCGATGAAAATCTAAATTGGCTCGCCTTACAAGACTTGCCTAAACTTGAAGCTGATGAGGCTTTGCTAAGTGAGAATTTGGCAGAGAAAATGAAGTTATCACTTGGCGATGATTTTCTGCTTAGAGTAGAAAAGGGCAGTTTGATTCCTGCCAATGCACCTTTTGTTTCCGATGAGGATCAAACATTGGCTTTACGATTGAAAGTGAAAGCGATTGTAGGAGATAAGGAACTAGGTAGATTCAGTTTGAAAAGTAATCAGGTAGCACCTTTTAATGTTTTTCTATCGAGAGAATATTTGGCTCAAGAGATGGAATTGGAAGGACGAGCAAACCTATTACTTGCCAGCGATTCTGATAAAAGCTTAATCAAATTTAAAAATTACCTGGAGAACAATTGGCAATTGAAAGATGCTGGTTTAGAGCTTCGAGAGGTCAAAGGGAAAGATCAATTGGAATTGATATCCGATCGGGTGTTTATTGATACGCCACTTTCTGATACTATTGCAAACATGGATATTCAGCAACAAAGGCTACTTACTTATTTTGTAAATAGCTTTACTTGTCGTGATAAAGAAACACCTTATTCATTTGTTTCTGCCATTGATGGAGATTCTCATTTAGCAGATCTTTCACCGAATGAAATGATCATTAATCAATGGTTGGCAGATGATCTTCAAGCCAAAGTTGGAGACGAAATAAATCTAGATTACTTCGCTATTGGTGCCATGCGAAAGTTGGAGGAACGCAAACAATCTTTCATTGTTAAAGAAATATTACCTTCAAGTAATACTTTAATCGATCAGGCTATGATGCCTTCTTTTCCTGGCTTATCGGATGCAGGTAGCTGTAACGATTGGGAAGCAGGCGTACCTGTCGACTTCTCGAAAATCAGACCGAAGGATGAGGATTATTGGAAGAAATACAAAGGAACACCCAAGGCATTTATTGCCGAGGAAAAGGCGCTTGAATTGTGGAGTAACAAGTACGGAAAGTATACTGCAATTCGATTCGATAAAAAGGATTTGACCATTGCACAATTGGATTCAAGCTTACTTGCTGCTTTAAGTCCCGAGATGCTGAACCTTAGTTTTGCTTCGGTAAGGCAAGAGGGAAAGAATGCTGCCGATAATATGGTCGATTTTGGCGAGTTGTTCTTAAGTTTAAGCTTCTTTATCATATTTGCGGGTATTCTACTCACAATATTAATTTACTCTCTTAATCTGGATAGTAGAACCCAAGAAACGGGTATCCTTCTCGGATTAGGTTTCAGTAAAAGCAGAATTGTGCGAATCAGAATTCTAGAATCATTAATCACCATTATTTTGGGTGGTGCTATTGGTGTGTTAGGCGGAATACTCTACAATAAATTACTTCTTGATGCATTGAACTCGGTATGGACAGATGTTGTGAGAACCAATATGCTGAACGTCCACTTAAAAGGGAATACGCTGATTACGGGCTTTCTAATTGGATTGTTAATCGCTTTGCTATGCATTTTGGTGGTAACGAGAAAAAAGATGAAGAGATCGGCTCACTTGCTGATTAATGATGTTGCTGAGGATAGTGTTTCAGTTAAAAAGAGCAAGCTATCTATTTTGTTGGCTGTCGTATCCATTATAGGAACCTTTGCAATAATCGCTTATGCACTTGCATCTCCAAAGTTAAATGCAGAACTCTTGCTTTCGGCAGGTGGTTTATTCATGATTGGGGCATGTGCCATTTTCAATTGGTATTTGCAGCAATTGAGCGCTAAGAAAAGCATTACGACGCCTAGCTTGTATCAATTGGCAGTTAAGAATAGTGCAAGAAATCGAAAACGCAGTCTGGCAACCGTTGCTTTATTGGCCTTAGGTACATTCTCTGTATTAATCACAGGAGCCAACAGAAAAACCTTTTACGATACTGAAAATGCTGCAAGTTCAGGTACTGGAGGTTACGAGTACTTCTTCGAAACAAGTATGCCTGTCTTGTTCGATCTAAACACTGCTGAAGGCCAAGAGAAGATTGGCTTTTGGGAAGGTGATTTGGATAAAACGGTGAGCTTTGCTCAATTCAGAGCTTTAGATGGTGATGATGCTTCTTGTTTGAATTTGAATCAGGTTCAACGCCCAAGAGTTTTAGGATTTAATCCTAGTCAGTTTGATAAGGCTGGAGCCTTTTCATTTGCGATACTGCATAAAGATGTTGATCAAAAGCATCCATGGCAAGTTCTAGAAAAGGAATATGGTGAAGATGTTATTCCAGCTATAGCTGATCAAACGGTAATCGTTTGGGGATTGAAAAAAGCTGTTGGCGACACTTTATACTATCAGGATGAATATGGAAAAGAGGTGAAGCTTTTGCTGATGGGAGGCTTGAACAATTCCATCTTTCAGGGAAACCTTTTGATTGCTGATTCTTACTTTCAAAAGCATTGGCCTTCGGTTAGTGGTTCGAAGATATTGTTGGTTGATTATCCGAATGTTAGTGATGATCAATTCATGCAACAGTTTGAGAGTAATCTACAAGATGTAGGAGTAAGCGGAATGAAGACTTCTGATCGGTTGGCAGCTTTCTATTCTGTTGAAAATACGTATCTAAACATGTTTATGTTGCTGGGAGCATTAGGTGTGATGATTGGAACCTTAGGTTTAGGAATTGTTTTGATGAGAAACATATTGGAACGTAAAAAAGAGTTGGCTTTACTGGCCGCCATAGGATATCAACAAGGCAGTTTGTTTAAATTACTGTTTTTCGAAAATGTATTTTTATTGCTAGCAGGATTAGCGTGTGGTGTGAGTGCTGCTTTCATTGGAGTTCTGCCATCCATTCTTTCACCATCTTTTCAAATGCCAGTTGGCTACATTTTGTCCTTACTCTTTGGAATCTCAATTAGTGGATTAATCTGGATTTACATTCCAGCTCGCATGATCAAGAAATTTAAAATAGCAGAATCATTAAAAAACGAATAA